Proteins from a genomic interval of Poecile atricapillus isolate bPoeAtr1 chromosome 1, bPoeAtr1.hap1, whole genome shotgun sequence:
- the CAB39L gene encoding calcium-binding protein 39-like isoform X1, whose translation MPLFSKSHKNPAEIVKVLKENMAILEKQEKKTDKASEEVSKSLQAMKEILCGTTDKEPPTEIVAQLAQELYNSGLLVTLIANLQLIDFEGKKDVSQIFNNILRRQIGTRSPTVEYISAHPHILFMLLKGYESPNIALRCGIMLRECIRHEPLAKIILFSEQFRDFFKYVEMSTFDIASDAFATFKDLLTRHKLLVAEFLEQNYDVIFEDYEKLLHSENYVTKRQSLKLLGELILDRHNFAIMTKYISKPENLKLMMNLLRDKSPNIQFEAFHVFKVFVASPNKTQPIVEILLKNQPKLIEFLSNFQKERTDDEQFTDEKNYLIKQIRDLKKPTA comes from the exons ATGCCTTTGTTTAGTAAATCGCACAAAAATCCTGCTGAGATTGTGAAAGTTCTGAAAGAAAACATGGCCATAttggaaaaacaagaaaaaaagacagacaAG GCATCGGAGGAGGTGTCAAAATCTCTGCAAGCAATGAAGGAAATTCTATGTGGAACCACAGACAAAGAGCCACCCACAGAAATCGTGGCCCAGCTGGCACAAGAGCTCTACAACAGTGGCCTTCTAGTGACGCTTATTGCCAACCTGCAGCTGATAGATTTTGAG GGCAAAAAGGATGTTTCCCAGATATTCAACAACATCTTGAGAAGACAAATTGGCACACGCAGCCCTACTGTGGAATACATTAGTGCCCATCCACATATCCTATTCATGCTTCTAAAAGG aTATGAATCCCCAAATATTGCCTTACGTTGTGGAATTATGCTGAGAGAGTGTATCCGCCATGAACCCTTGGCCAAAATCATACTATTTTCAGAACAGTTCAGAGACTTTTTTAAATATGTGGAAATGTCAACATTTGATATTGCTTCTGATGCCTTTGCTACATTCAAG GACCTGTTAACACGACACAAATTGTTGGTGGCAGAATTTCTGGAACAAAATTATGATGTA ATCTTTGAGGATTATGAAAAACTCCTTCATTCTGAGAATTATGTAACAAAGAGACAATCTTTGAAG CTTCTGGGTGAACTGATTCTGGACCGACACAACTTCGCCATCATGACAAAATACATCAGCAAACCAGAAAACCTGAAGCTGATGATGAACTTGCTGCGAGATAAAAGCCCCAACATTCAGTTTGAAGCATTCCATGTGTTCAAG GTTTTTGTGGCCAGTCCAAACAAAACACAGCCTATTGTGGAGATCCTGTTGAAAAACCAACCCAAGCTAATTGAGTTTCTGAGCAATTTCCAGAAAGAAAGGACGGACGACGAACAATTCACTGATGAGAAGAACTACCTGATTAAGCAAATCCGAGACTTGAAAAAGCCAACGGCATGA
- the CAB39L gene encoding calcium-binding protein 39-like isoform X2: MKEILCGTTDKEPPTEIVAQLAQELYNSGLLVTLIANLQLIDFEGKKDVSQIFNNILRRQIGTRSPTVEYISAHPHILFMLLKGYESPNIALRCGIMLRECIRHEPLAKIILFSEQFRDFFKYVEMSTFDIASDAFATFKDLLTRHKLLVAEFLEQNYDVIFEDYEKLLHSENYVTKRQSLKLLGELILDRHNFAIMTKYISKPENLKLMMNLLRDKSPNIQFEAFHVFKVFVASPNKTQPIVEILLKNQPKLIEFLSNFQKERTDDEQFTDEKNYLIKQIRDLKKPTA; the protein is encoded by the exons ATGAAGGAAATTCTATGTGGAACCACAGACAAAGAGCCACCCACAGAAATCGTGGCCCAGCTGGCACAAGAGCTCTACAACAGTGGCCTTCTAGTGACGCTTATTGCCAACCTGCAGCTGATAGATTTTGAG GGCAAAAAGGATGTTTCCCAGATATTCAACAACATCTTGAGAAGACAAATTGGCACACGCAGCCCTACTGTGGAATACATTAGTGCCCATCCACATATCCTATTCATGCTTCTAAAAGG aTATGAATCCCCAAATATTGCCTTACGTTGTGGAATTATGCTGAGAGAGTGTATCCGCCATGAACCCTTGGCCAAAATCATACTATTTTCAGAACAGTTCAGAGACTTTTTTAAATATGTGGAAATGTCAACATTTGATATTGCTTCTGATGCCTTTGCTACATTCAAG GACCTGTTAACACGACACAAATTGTTGGTGGCAGAATTTCTGGAACAAAATTATGATGTA ATCTTTGAGGATTATGAAAAACTCCTTCATTCTGAGAATTATGTAACAAAGAGACAATCTTTGAAG CTTCTGGGTGAACTGATTCTGGACCGACACAACTTCGCCATCATGACAAAATACATCAGCAAACCAGAAAACCTGAAGCTGATGATGAACTTGCTGCGAGATAAAAGCCCCAACATTCAGTTTGAAGCATTCCATGTGTTCAAG GTTTTTGTGGCCAGTCCAAACAAAACACAGCCTATTGTGGAGATCCTGTTGAAAAACCAACCCAAGCTAATTGAGTTTCTGAGCAATTTCCAGAAAGAAAGGACGGACGACGAACAATTCACTGATGAGAAGAACTACCTGATTAAGCAAATCCGAGACTTGAAAAAGCCAACGGCATGA